The following are encoded in a window of Halorarum salinum genomic DNA:
- a CDS encoding SDR family NAD(P)-dependent oxidoreductase — translation MNDDAGEAGDPGGDAGRGREGGQRTAEEAEPELYDDLSGQVALVTGANRGIGREIATNLDDLGATVFAGVRSVTYDLPEGLNRVTLDVTQEGDVQAALNRIGEEAGRLDVLVNNAAVSHGGGPLHEERTAHLNHTLSVNLRGPTLLCKYALPPLLRTESPRIVNLSSGMGALGEEQSGGSPAYRISKTGLNGLTRYLHGEYADDGLLANSVCPGWVHTEMGGEEAPRSPEEGAETPTWLARFRSGPSGLFWRDRAVIDW, via the coding sequence ATGAACGACGACGCGGGCGAGGCGGGGGACCCGGGCGGCGATGCCGGCAGGGGACGCGAGGGGGGCCAGCGGACGGCCGAGGAAGCGGAGCCGGAGCTGTACGACGACCTCTCCGGACAGGTCGCGCTCGTGACGGGCGCGAACCGCGGCATCGGCCGGGAGATCGCCACGAACCTCGACGACCTGGGCGCGACCGTCTTCGCCGGCGTCCGGAGCGTCACCTACGACCTCCCGGAGGGGCTGAACCGGGTCACCCTGGACGTGACCCAGGAGGGGGACGTCCAGGCGGCGCTGAACCGGATCGGCGAGGAGGCCGGACGCCTCGACGTCCTCGTCAACAACGCCGCCGTCTCCCACGGGGGCGGACCGCTCCACGAGGAGCGCACCGCCCACCTGAACCACACCCTGTCGGTGAACCTCCGCGGACCCACGTTGCTCTGCAAGTACGCACTCCCGCCGCTCCTCCGAACGGAGTCGCCCCGCATCGTCAACCTCTCCTCCGGGATGGGCGCGCTCGGCGAGGAGCAGTCCGGCGGGTCGCCCGCCTACCGGATCAGCAAGACCGGGCTGAACGGCCTGACGCGGTACCTCCACGGCGAGTACGCCGACGATGGGCTGCTCGCCAACTCGGTCTGTCCGGGCTGGGTGCACACCGAGATGGGCGGCGAGGAGGCGCCCAGGAGCCCCGAGGAGGGCGCGGAGACGCCGACGTGGCTGGCACGGTTCAGATCCGGGCCGAGCGGGCTGTTCTGGCGGGACAGGGCGGTCATCGACTGGTAG
- a CDS encoding desampylase produces the protein MTSSSDPNDDGRDPNGDDGPATDDRDPDADALVLPASVRETLHDRAASGLPEEVCGVLIGRRTDGDSDDPDRVREAVPVPNVADAPETRYELDPAATLRAVEGAEADGGDVVGFYHSHPHGPVEPSATDRERATWTGHVHCIVSPDDLAAYRWTGDAFRRLRVETP, from the coding sequence GTGACTTCGAGTAGCGACCCGAACGACGACGGCCGCGATCCGAACGGCGACGACGGTCCCGCCACGGACGACCGGGACCCCGACGCCGACGCGCTCGTTCTCCCCGCGTCCGTCCGCGAGACGCTCCACGATCGCGCGGCGTCCGGCTTGCCCGAGGAGGTGTGTGGCGTACTGATCGGTCGGCGGACCGACGGCGACTCCGACGACCCGGACCGCGTCCGCGAGGCGGTTCCGGTCCCCAACGTCGCCGACGCACCCGAGACGCGGTACGAACTCGACCCGGCCGCGACGCTCCGGGCCGTCGAGGGGGCCGAGGCCGACGGCGGGGACGTCGTCGGCTTCTACCACAGCCACCCGCACGGCCCGGTCGAGCCCTCGGCGACCGACCGCGAGCGCGCGACGTGGACGGGCCACGTCCACTGCATCGTCTCGCCGGACGACCTCGCGGCGTACCGCTGGACCGGCGACGCGTTCCGGCGGCTCCGGGTCGAAACGCCGTAG
- a CDS encoding NUDIX hydrolase, whose product MSTDDAGPRADVASGAEPDHENALQDVVAVDADDEPEGVVNRLEAHTGHGVRHRAFTCLVFDADGRILLGQRAPGKRLWGTYWDGTVASHPVEGQSQEAATRERLDEELGITPDQYDDLRVTDRFEYKRYFENAGLEWEVCSVLKVTLEDDAIDPDEDEIAGLLWADYEHLHEHPEWYRQLRLCPWFEIAMRRDFE is encoded by the coding sequence ATGAGCACGGACGACGCGGGCCCCCGAGCGGACGTCGCGAGCGGCGCGGAGCCGGACCACGAGAACGCGCTCCAGGACGTCGTCGCGGTCGACGCCGACGACGAGCCCGAGGGCGTGGTGAACCGACTCGAGGCCCACACGGGCCACGGCGTCCGCCACCGGGCGTTCACCTGCCTCGTCTTCGACGCCGACGGCCGCATTCTGCTGGGCCAGCGCGCGCCCGGCAAGCGCCTCTGGGGCACCTACTGGGACGGCACCGTCGCCTCCCACCCCGTCGAGGGCCAGTCGCAGGAGGCGGCCACCCGCGAGCGACTCGACGAGGAACTCGGCATCACCCCCGACCAGTACGACGACCTCCGCGTGACCGACCGGTTCGAGTACAAGCGCTACTTCGAGAACGCCGGCCTCGAGTGGGAGGTCTGCTCCGTGCTGAAGGTGACCCTGGAGGACGACGCGATCGACCCCGACGAGGACGAGATCGCCGGCCTGCTGTGGGCCGACTACGAACACCTCCACGAGCACCCCGAGTGGTACCGCCAGCTACGGCTCTGCCCGTGGTTCGAGATCGCGATGCGCCGTGACTTCGAGTAG
- the ahbB gene encoding siroheme decarboxylase subunit beta, translating to MNRVESDADLSTLDRAVVNAFQGGFPVVERPWEPAAAALRERGVDATGPDVLAAVRDLDERGVLSRFGALVNAEEIGGTATLVAMHAPPERFEEVVETVNGYREVAHNYEREHPHLNVWFVLSVAEESRVEGVLADIEADTGQETYNLPKRREFHVGAKFLLDGPVSDGDLDLSDLGPDVTPTDDRSITPEERDLVVEIQGGLPITGTPYADVAAELGQPTEWVVETIKRFDREGKVRRVGVIPNHYALGYTENGMTVWDVPDGVLEEVGGAVASLGFVTHCYHRPRHEGVWPYNFFAMTHGRDEAESERRVEQVRETMTEFWDVGEDDWDTLFSTRILKKTGIRLDERADVKTVE from the coding sequence ATGAACCGGGTCGAGTCCGACGCCGACCTCTCGACGCTCGACCGCGCCGTCGTCAACGCCTTCCAGGGCGGCTTCCCCGTGGTCGAACGGCCGTGGGAGCCGGCCGCCGCGGCGCTCCGCGAGCGCGGCGTGGACGCCACCGGCCCCGACGTGCTCGCGGCCGTCCGCGACCTCGACGAACGGGGCGTCCTCTCGCGGTTCGGCGCGCTCGTGAACGCCGAGGAGATCGGCGGCACCGCGACGCTCGTCGCGATGCACGCGCCCCCCGAGCGGTTCGAGGAGGTCGTCGAGACCGTGAACGGCTACCGCGAGGTCGCGCACAACTACGAGCGCGAGCACCCCCACCTCAACGTGTGGTTCGTGCTCAGCGTCGCGGAGGAGTCGAGGGTCGAGGGGGTGCTGGCCGACATAGAGGCCGACACGGGGCAGGAGACGTACAACCTCCCCAAACGGCGGGAATTCCACGTCGGCGCGAAGTTCCTGCTCGACGGACCCGTGTCGGACGGCGACCTCGACCTCTCGGACCTGGGGCCGGACGTGACGCCGACCGACGACCGGAGCATCACGCCCGAGGAGCGCGACCTGGTGGTGGAGATCCAGGGCGGGTTGCCGATCACCGGGACCCCGTACGCCGACGTCGCGGCCGAACTCGGGCAGCCGACCGAGTGGGTCGTGGAGACGATCAAGCGGTTCGACCGGGAGGGGAAGGTGCGACGCGTCGGCGTCATCCCGAACCACTACGCGCTCGGCTACACGGAGAACGGGATGACCGTCTGGGACGTGCCCGACGGGGTTCTGGAGGAGGTCGGCGGGGCGGTCGCCTCGCTCGGCTTCGTCACCCACTGCTACCACCGGCCGCGCCACGAGGGCGTCTGGCCGTATAACTTCTTCGCGATGACCCACGGCCGCGACGAGGCCGAGAGCGAGCGCCGGGTCGAACAGGTGCGCGAGACGATGACGGAGTTCTGGGACGTCGGGGAGGACGACTGGGACACGCTGTTCTCGACGCGCATCC
- a CDS encoding DUF5778 family protein yields MTDALDRDLYERTKALLEPGDIELEGVIVHTDLGSEDDLEMHELTVDLNEVIAEHAGKGETYIYAGNDDTDFASNQFQGLTLEDEEFVWECQQLLREGTFDIVFYFEATADAEAIAAGVEDLGHGATVVP; encoded by the coding sequence ATGACCGACGCGCTCGACAGGGACCTCTACGAGCGGACGAAGGCGCTGCTCGAACCCGGCGACATCGAACTCGAGGGCGTCATCGTCCACACCGACCTCGGGAGCGAGGACGACCTCGAGATGCACGAACTCACCGTCGACCTCAACGAGGTCATCGCCGAGCACGCGGGGAAGGGCGAGACGTACATCTACGCCGGCAACGACGACACCGACTTCGCCTCGAACCAGTTCCAGGGGCTCACCCTGGAGGACGAGGAGTTCGTCTGGGAGTGCCAGCAGCTGCTCCGCGAGGGCACCTTCGACATCGTGTTCTACTTCGAGGCCACCGCCGACGCCGAGGCCATCGCCGCCGGCGTCGAGGATCTCGGCCACGGCGCGACGGTCGTCCCCTGA